A single Cannabis sativa cultivar Pink pepper isolate KNU-18-1 chromosome 7, ASM2916894v1, whole genome shotgun sequence DNA region contains:
- the LOC133029225 gene encoding uncharacterized protein LOC133029225 produces MKKKQRPSSTFDPLAPLDERLLDTFRKWCSRLIPNHRLRDLKSGDYGPSFFWKLLTLQEWLTDDHIDAAVHMLRRRRFDYPLTFPQKGIILSTFVTSMISSAWTNHKGPRRNFVWEDYILEYCRGVH; encoded by the exons ATGAAGAAGAAACAGAGGCCTTCTTCGACGTTTGATCCCCTAGCGCCACTAGATGAGCGATTGTTGGATACTTTCCGAAAGTGGTGTTCTAGACTCATTCCTAACCACCGACTTCGGGATTTGAAAAGTGGTGATTATGGTCCATCGTTCTTTTGGAAGCTGTTGACACTACAGGAATGGCTTACAGATGAC CATATAGATGCAGCAGTCCATATGCTGAGGAGACGACGCTTCGACTATCCACTGACATTTCCTCAGAAGGGTATCATTCTCTCTACATTCGTTACCAGCATGATCAGCAGTGCATGGACGAATCACAAGGGTCCCAGGAGAAACTTTGTGTGGGAGGATTATATCCTGGAGTACTGTAGAGGTGTTCATTAG